The segment GTATCGGCCTGGGCCGGCGCGGCTGCGGCAAAGGCGAGCGCGAGGGCGGCGAGGAGACCGCCGATCGTTCGGAAAAGCCGCGTCATGACTGGCCCTCCCCGCTGAAGTGGTCGTCGGCGCGGAGCTTGGCGCGGAAGTAGAACATCCCGTGTACCGGCGCGGCGAGCACCAGCAGCAGGGCGGGCAGCGCGCCCCGTTCGCCCAGCAGCGCTTTGGTGAGCGGCAGCAGCAACACGGCGAGCGCGAGCGCCCAGCAGAGCGCCATCCACCAGCGGCGCATATGGCGCAGGCGCGGGGTCTCCGGGGCGGCCATCGGCGTCTTGAGGAAGGTGATGAGAGCGTGGGTCATGAGGCCTTGCCTCCGCCAATGAGTGCAGGGGCAGGTGCGGACGCCACCGGCGGCAGGGGGAACTCGCTGATCTTGAGATTCGAACCTGCGGCCGAGACTACCGCCGGTGTGTGGCGGATGCCGAACTTGCCCGTGAGCATCCCGCCCTGGTCAAAATAGAAGCGCCGCTGCCAGGGCTTCATCGCGTCGAACGGCGAGCCGGACACGAAGATGATCTTGGCGCGAGCATCGCTCCAGGTCTTGACGGCCCAGGCCAGTTCGGCCGGATTATCGCCGTCGATGAAGACCAGCGCCTGGCTTAGCTGGACCATGTCGAGCGGATTGACCCGGGTGCCGCGCGCGGCGATCAGGTTGCCTTTCGCATCGACGATATCATCCTCGGTGACGATCGAAGGATCGAACAGCCACTCGCGCCTGGCGGTCGCGGAGGTCATGCCATCGACCGGCTTGGGGCGGCGTACGCTGGCGACCGCCTGTTCCTGCATCTGGCGCTGCATCCGCTCGATCCCGCCATTGGCCTCGAGCGTCTTCAGACGCGTCTCGATGGTGGTCAGGAGATCGGTCTCGATGATCGGGAAGGTCTGGCCCATCTGGCCGTAGTCAGCGGCGCGCAAGGCCGAGACGAGCGGCCACCCGGCGAGGAGCGCAGCGCCGCTCGCGGCGAGCAAGGCGGGGCGCGGACTCACAGCAGCGAATCCCCGGTGCCGATGATCCGGCCGCTGCAGACGAAGCCCACATCGGCATATCGGCTGTCGAGCCCGTCCTTGTGCGCAGTACCGAGATAGTAGCAGTGCTCTGGGATGCGCCCGGTCGGCCCCGGCTCCAGCGCTTCGCCGCGCGAGCTGGTCGGCTTGAGGCGCGCGACTTCGGCGCCGTTGATCCGCACTACGTCGCCCTGCCGGCTCACCACATCGCCGGGCATACCATAGACCCGTTTGGCGAAAGGCGGCGAGTGCTGGCCAAAGTGGGCGGTGATGAGCGGAGTCTGCGGCGGCGCAAACACGACAAAGTCGCCGCGCTGGGGCATGCGGTGCTTGTCGATCCAGAACGCCCAGTTGGGCAGCGACTGGGTGGTATTGATGAGCAGTGCGTGCTGGTCGCGCCAGCTTGCCAGCGAAGAACTTGCCGTCAGCGTTGCCGCGAGCGCGCCTATCACCAGCCAGCGCTTGGCATGGTCGGCGCGTGCAGATGAGGGCTGCGCTGGCGCTACAGATTGGACGTCAGTTTCCGGGAGCATTGCCCTGCCCTCCGAACGCGCCTGCTTGCGGCGCGGGCCCTTCCATGGCCGCGCGCATCGCGCCCATCACGTCGGTGCTGGCACCGGCTGTGGCCTGCGGCATCTTGACCCGGTTGTAGACCTCGCGGCGTACCTCGGCGGTGATGTCGGGGACATTGCCGGCAAGCACTGCCTCGCCGACCAGCACGATCTGGCCCGAGGCGCCGCGGCGTTCGAGATTGCGCTGGACCTCGCCCATGAAGGCGCGGGTTTCGCTGGTGACCTGTTCGGGCGGGGTCGCCGAGCGCGCCTGCGCCTGGACATATTCGCCGACGATGCCCGACAACTGGACCTTCGCGATGGCCGGGCGGTCGGGTCCGGCCAGAACGCTCTTGGTGACCCAGGCACCCCACAGCCCTGCGGCGACGAGCGCGGCGACCAGCGCCACCGGGGCAGCACCAAGGCGCGCGCGCGGCGGGGCGGCGGGCGCGGCGGCAATGTCGGCCTCGAACAGCGGGCCAGCGGTTGCGGCCTCGTCTGACACTCGGGCTAAGCGCGGCGTTCTAGCCATGATCGGTCTCCTTCGATGGTTGAATGGCGGGCGCGCCGAGGCCGCGCAGCGAATGGCGGCGAAAGAAGGCGACGCCCGCAAAGAGCGCGGCGCTGGCGAGCCAGAACAACAGGCGGAAGCGGTCCTGCCGCGCGCCGTCGGCGGCGACGTAGCGCGAGGCGAAATTTTCGAGCTGGAGCACGGTAGCCGAGAAGCCAAAGTTGCCGAGCGCCACGAAGAACAGCAGCCACAGCGCGGCAACGCAGGCGAGCGTCACGGCGAGCCAGCCCGTCAGCCGCAGCGCGAAGTAGCAGGTGTCGGCCGCGCGCGAGCGAGAGAGCGATGACGGGAGAGTTGGGGCGACCGGCATCATTCGGCCGCCTCCGCCAGCTCACCCTCGGCAAAGTCCGGCGCGCCGGGTTGCGGGGGCACGAAATCTGGGAAGGCGACCCGCTCGATCGCATCGGGGAGCGCGAGGCCGCCGCGTACTTTGTCCTCGATCTCGGAAAAAACCCGCGGGCTCGAGGAATAGAGCGTCGCCGAATAGGGGTCGAGCACGAGGCGGCCGACGGCCAGGGTCTCGGGGCCCTTGATCAGGACGTCGGAATATTCGGTGCCGTTACGCTTCAGCGAACGCAGCAGGCTTTCAGTGTAGTGATCCATCTCGAAGCGCTGATGTTTGGCGAGGTCGTTGATCGTCTCTTCCTTTTGCTGGAGGACGATCGACCAGTCCGAGTTCTCAAGCGCGGCGAGCGAGCCCTCCGACTTGTAGAAGTCATTGAGTGACTGGGTCGCGGTGATCAGCGAGCCGCCATATTTGCGGCAGGTGCGGGCATAGGTCTCGATCGCCTGGCCCATCTGCCCGCCGCCGAGCAGCTGCCAAGCCTCGTCGATCATGGTGAGCTTGGGCACCGAGCGGTCGAGATCGCGCATCACCCGAAGGGTCAGGAACATGAGCGCGGTCAGCGCGACAGAGCGCAGTTCGGGTTTCGAGGAGAGATCGGAGAGCTCGAACACCGTGAGCCCGGCCGAGAGATCGATCGAACAGGCGCCTTCGAAGAAGCGGCCATAGGTGCCGCCGGTGAGGAACGGCGACATGGCGTCGGCCAGATCGCCGGCATAGGGCGATGGCAGTGCGCGCAGCGCTGCCGCGACATCATCGATCGTGCCCGCGCGCTGCTTGTCGCGCCAGACCGTGCTCACCGCAGAATCAATCAGCCCGCGCTCGGTATCGGACAGCCGATCCTGCTGGCGCGCCATTTGCCCGACGATCGATTTGAGCATGGCGAGGCATTCGACCTCGTAGTCCTCGCCGTCCTCGTCGCTCGCGAGGGCCTCGCCGTCGATCATGTCAAAGGGATTGAGCGAGAAGCCCGAGGAAAGCTTGAACTCGACGAAGGCACCGCCGAAGGCCTTGACCATGTGTTCGAACGAGCGGCCGTCGTCGATCACGATGACCTTGGCCCCCGCCCCCGACATCGCGGCGCAGACGTCCTGCAGGAACACCGACTTGCCCGAACCCGACTTGCCGAACACCGCGACGTTGTGGTTGCCCGCCGCGTTCTGGAACGGCGACCAGAAGAACGGCTGCCCGCGCCGGCCGATCAGCAGGACGTGGGGGATATGCCCTCCGGTGTGCTCGCCCTGAAGCGGCGCAATCGAGGCTGCGGTCGTGGTCAGCATGGTCTTGAAGCGCTTCATGCGCTTGAGGTCAGCTGAGAGCCCGTTGGGCAGTGACAGCGGCATCGCCGCGAGCAGCCCCATGACCTGGAGGTAGCGCTCGTCGATGAGGTCCCACCCGCAGGCCTTGTAGACCGACTTCACCATGCGCTCGTTGATGTCGCCCTTGCCGAGTGGCGAGAGCGCGCCGACGCCGTAATAGACCTGCGCAAGCTTGCGGCCCTGGCGGATCTCGGCCTGCACATATTGCCATTCGTCGCGCTGTTCGGAGAGCTGGGGCAGGAAGCGGGCCGAGCGGCTGTCGGCCAGGCTGGTTGTACGCATGACCTTGAGCCCGGCGCGCGAGGCGACCGCCTCCTCGTCCTGGTAGACCAGCCCGAGCACGGTCATGACGTTGCAGCCAAAGCGCAGCTTGT is part of the Novosphingobium sp. MMS21-SN21R genome and harbors:
- the traW gene encoding type-F conjugative transfer system protein TraW, translating into MSPRPALLAASGAALLAGWPLVSALRAADYGQMGQTFPIIETDLLTTIETRLKTLEANGGIERMQRQMQEQAVASVRRPKPVDGMTSATARREWLFDPSIVTEDDIVDAKGNLIAARGTRVNPLDMVQLSQALVFIDGDNPAELAWAVKTWSDARAKIIFVSGSPFDAMKPWQRRFYFDQGGMLTGKFGIRHTPAVVSAAGSNLKISEFPLPPVASAPAPALIGGGKAS
- a CDS encoding S26 family signal peptidase — protein: MIGALAATLTASSSLASWRDQHALLINTTQSLPNWAFWIDKHRMPQRGDFVVFAPPQTPLITAHFGQHSPPFAKRVYGMPGDVVSRQGDVVRINGAEVARLKPTSSRGEALEPGPTGRIPEHCYYLGTAHKDGLDSRYADVGFVCSGRIIGTGDSLL
- a CDS encoding type-F conjugative transfer system protein TrbI; the protein is MARTPRLARVSDEAATAGPLFEADIAAAPAAPPRARLGAAPVALVAALVAAGLWGAWVTKSVLAGPDRPAIAKVQLSGIVGEYVQAQARSATPPEQVTSETRAFMGEVQRNLERRGASGQIVLVGEAVLAGNVPDITAEVRREVYNRVKMPQATAGASTDVMGAMRAAMEGPAPQAGAFGGQGNAPGN
- the traC gene encoding type IV secretion system protein TraC, whose product is MTSRGFWDRFLDMVFGDSAHPEAERPVLGAPMLSNWLPYRSFDKKSRMFINTDSVGFILELAPMMGADERSGELLTQFLSDAVPSGCEIQLIHWQSPSVGERIADWVMPRVVAKGVYGRAAMHRARWLRRAAWMSISRDAPFYLRNTRVILSIGARLSGPIGADTLVSVRESLHGTLQALSIPARDMSPVELIAFLDDFLCPAVDNADKPEHYSELDPINVQCVRRDLETQVTPDRIVLHTERFRPTGERQDGAPVIGEVVPDKFDWRFFSVRNLPKQWAPWDVQKIIGDVINDKLRFGCNVMTVLGLVYQDEEAVASRAGLKVMRTTSLADSRSARFLPQLSEQRDEWQYVQAEIRQGRKLAQVYYGVGALSPLGKGDINERMVKSVYKACGWDLIDERYLQVMGLLAAMPLSLPNGLSADLKRMKRFKTMLTTTAASIAPLQGEHTGGHIPHVLLIGRRGQPFFWSPFQNAAGNHNVAVFGKSGSGKSVFLQDVCAAMSGAGAKVIVIDDGRSFEHMVKAFGGAFVEFKLSSGFSLNPFDMIDGEALASDEDGEDYEVECLAMLKSIVGQMARQQDRLSDTERGLIDSAVSTVWRDKQRAGTIDDVAAALRALPSPYAGDLADAMSPFLTGGTYGRFFEGACSIDLSAGLTVFELSDLSSKPELRSVALTALMFLTLRVMRDLDRSVPKLTMIDEAWQLLGGGQMGQAIETYARTCRKYGGSLITATQSLNDFYKSEGSLAALENSDWSIVLQQKEETINDLAKHQRFEMDHYTESLLRSLKRNGTEYSDVLIKGPETLAVGRLVLDPYSATLYSSSPRVFSEIEDKVRGGLALPDAIERVAFPDFVPPQPGAPDFAEGELAEAAE